One region of Oryza sativa Japonica Group chromosome 10, ASM3414082v1 genomic DNA includes:
- the LOC136353582 gene encoding receptor-like protein 2, whose protein sequence is MFILLKQAHNSVIVSTSRTMSPRPHSSCSRMLSYGHVLVLLLLPFVSPAGSCTEQEMRSLLQFLAGLSQDIGLTASWHNSTDCCSWEGITCSREGTVAEVSLASRSLQGHISPSLGDLTSLVCLNLSHNSLSGGLPLELVSSSSIVVLDVSFNRLTGGLGELPSSTPHRPLQVLNISSNLFTGLFPSNTWEMMNNLITLNASNNSFTGPIPTSFCASAPSFAVLELSYNQFSGRIPLGLGNCSMLTLLSAGHNNLIGALPDDIFDITSLKHLWFPNNQLEGSIIGITKLKNLVTIDLGENRLNGSIPNSIGQLKTLEKLNLEYNNMFGELPSSLGNCTKLMTMNLGGNNLSGDLDNVNFSTLGNLRSLDLIWNNFTGTVPESIYSCRNLIALRLSYNRFHGQLSEKIGNLKYLTFVSLVGISLRNITNALQILQNCRTLTTLFIGYNFIHETMPKDDEIYGFENLRVFSLNDCSLTGKIPRWLSKLTNLEMLFLYNNQLNGPVPYWISSLNFLFHIDISNNSLSGEIPLALVEMPMLQTGNVAMKTFELPISRSHSLQYRITSSFPKVLNLGINNFTGMIPNEIGHLKALLLLNLSSNRLSGKIPDSIYNLTNLQVLDLSRNNLNGTIPDALNELHFLSVFNISNNDLEGSVPNVGQLSTFPSNSFDGNPKLCGPMLTQHCDSTETPFVSTKHTNSMIVFMISFGTFFGVGVLYDQIVLSRFF, encoded by the coding sequence ATGTTTATCTTGCTGAAACAAGCACACAATTCCGTGATAGTGTCCACGAGTAGAACCATGAGTCCAAGGCCGCATTCCTCATGCAGCAGGATGCTTTCCTATGGCCATGTTCTTGTGCTGCTCCTGCTGCCTTTCGTCTCTCCAGCCGGCTCATGCACCGAGCAGGAAATGCGCTCCCTACTCCAGTTCCTCGCGGGGCTATCCCAGGACATCGGCCTCACTGCATCATGGCATAATAGTACAGACTGCTGTTCCTGGGAAGGCATCACCTGCAGCAGAGAAGGGACAGTAGCCGAGGTCTCACTGGCCTCGAGAAGCCTTCAAGGGCACATCTCACCATCGCTTGGTGATCTCACCAGCTTGGTGTGCCttaacttgtcccacaactcactGTCTGGTGGCTTACCGCTGGAATTGGTGTCATCCAGCAGCATCGTGGTCCTTGATGTCAGTTTTAATCGTCTCACAGGAGGACTTGGTGAGCTGCCGTCTTCAACCCCTCACCGGCCTCTGCAGGTATTGAACATCTCAAGTAACTTGTTTACAGGACTGTTCCCATCCAACACATGGGAGATGATGAACAATCTGATCACGCTCAATGCCAGCAACAACAGCTTTACTGGGCCGATTCCAACATCATTCTGTGCCAGCGCACCATCTTTTGCTGTGCTTGAACTCAGCTATAACCAATTCAGCGGAAGAATCCCTTTGGGGCTTGGTAATTGCTCCATGCTGACATTGCTGAGTGCTGGCCACAACAACCTCATTGGGGCTCTTCCAGACGATATCTTCGATATTACCTCTTTGAAGCACCTCTGGTTTCCTAATAATCAGTTAGAAGGATCAATTATTGGCATCACCAAGCTAAAAAATCTGGTGACCATagatcttggagaaaacaggcTCAATGGCAGTATCCCAAATTCCATAGGACAGCTCAAGACACTGGAGAAGCTCAATTTGGAATACAACAACATGTTTGGAGAGTTGCCATCAAGTCTAGGAAATTGCACAAAACTCATGACCATGAACCTTGGAGGCAACAACTTATCAGGAGATCTTGACAATGTCAACTTCTCCACCTTAGGCAATCTAAGGTCCTTAGATCTTATCTGGAACAACTTCACTGGAACAGTTCCAGAAAGTATCTACTCATGCAGAAATCTAATTGCATTACGGCTGTCTTACAACAGGTTCCATGGCCAGCTCTCAGAGAAAATAGGTAATCTGAAGTACCTCACATTTGTATCACTTGTCGGGATCTCTCTAAGAAATATCACAAATGCACTTCAGATACTTCAGAATTGCAGGACCCTAACCACCTTGTTTATTGGATACAACTTCATCCATGAGACCATGCCAAAGGATGATGAGATTTATGGTTTTGAAAATCTACGGGTTTTTTCCCTGAATGATTGTTCATTGACTGGAAAAATACCTCGCTGGTTATCAAAGCTGACAAATTTGGAGATGCTATTTTTATATAACAATCAACTAAATGGTCCAGTACCTTACTGGATCAGCAGCCTAAACTTCTTATTCCATATAGATATATCAAACAACAGTCTTTCAGGGGAAATTCCATTAGCCTTAGTGGAGATGCCAATGTTACAAACAGGCAATGTTGCAATGAAGACCTTTGAGCTGCCTATCTCTAGAAGTCATTCACTTCAGTACCGAATAACTAGTTCTTTCCCTAAAGTGCTGAATCTAGGCATTAATAACTTCACTGGCATGATCCCTAACGAGATTGGTCACTTGAAGGCGCTTCTTCTACTTAATTTGAGTTCCAACAGATTATCTGGAAAGATACCAGATTCAATCTACAACCTCACGAACCTGCAGGTGCTTGACTTGTCAAGAAACAATCTTAATGGTACAATACCTGATGCACTGAACGAATTGCACTTCCTTTCAGTATTCAACATTTCTAACAATGACCTTGAAGGGTCAGTTCCAAATGTCGGCCAGCTTAGCACGTTCCCGAGTAATAGCTTTGATGGGAACCCAAAATTGTGTGGTCCTATGCTTACACAGCATTGTGATTCAACAGAAACACCATTTGTCTCCACAAAACATACCAATAGCATGATTGTCTTTATGATTTCCTTCGGCACATTCTTTGGTGTAGGGGTGTTATATGATCAGATTGTCCTATCAAGGTTTTTCTAG
- the LOC136353711 gene encoding bisdemethoxycurcumin synthase-like has translation MPGATTAAIGDNRRGTQHSEGPATILAIGTANPENIVCQDNFADYYFGLTKSEHLTELKDKMKRICHKSGIEKRYIHLDAELISAHPEIIDKHSPSLETRVDIVATEVPKLAESAARKAIAEWGRPATDITHLIFSTYSGCRAPSADLQLASLLKLRPSVSRTILSLHGCSGGGRALQLAKEIAENNRGARVLVACSELTLICFSTPDESKIIGHGLFGDGAGAVIVGADPSADGERPLFEMVAASQTMIPGTEHALGMQATSSGIDFHLSIQVPTLIKDNIHQCLLDAFRSIGNTDPNWNDLFWAVHPGGRAILDNIEDKLQLQPWKLAASRQVLSEYGNMSGATIAFVLDELRRRREKEQDMQQQPEWGVLLAFGPGITIESIVLRNPLSRGLKEN, from the exons ATGCCTGGAGCAACTACCGCCGCTATTGGTGACAACCGCCGTGGCACACAGCATTCGGAAGGTCCTGCAACGATCCTCGCCATTGGCACTGCAAACCCAGAAAACATCGTGTGTCAGGATAACTTTGCTGACTACTACTTTGGTCTAACCAAGAGCGAGCATCTTACTGAGCTCAAGGATAAGATGAAGAGGATAT GTCACAAATCTGGTATAGAAAAGCGCTACATCCACCTTGACGCGGAGCTTATAAGTGCCCACCCAGAGATCATTGACAAACACTCGCCCTCCCTTGAAACTCGTGTAGACATCGTGGCTACCGAGGTCCCCAAGCTCGCCGAGTCCGCTGCGCGGAAAGCCATTGCTGAGTGGGGCCGTCCGGCCACTGACATCACCCACCTTATTTTCAGCACCTACTCAGGCTGTCGTGCACCTAGTGCCGACCTCCAGTTGGCTTCATTGCTCAAACTACGCCCTTCCGTTTCTCGCACCATTCTCAGTCTCCACGGTTGCTCAGGTGGTGGCAGGGCACTCCAACTCGCAAAGGAGATCGCCGAGAATAACCGCGGTGCGCGTGTCCTCGTAGCTTGCTCCGAGCTGACACTGATATGCTTCTCTACCCCGGACGAAAGCAAAATCATTGGCCATGGACTGTTCGGGGATGGTGCTGGTGCAGTCATTGTCGGTGCCGACCCCTCGGCCGATGGTGAGCGCCCGCTATTCGAGATGGTTGCCGCCTCGCAAACCATGATACCAGGAACCGAGCACGCACTCGGCATGCAGGCCACTAGCAGTGGCATAGATTTTCACCTCTCTATCCAGGTGCCGACGCTGATAAAGGACAACATCCATCAGTGCTTGCTTGATGCGTTCCGATCTATCGGAAACACAGATCCTAACTGGAACGACCTCTTCTGGGCAGTGCACCCTGGCGGTCGCGCAATCCTTGATAACATAGAGGACAAGCTCCAACTACAGCCATGGAAGCTTGCGGCGAGCCGCCAAGTGCTGAGTGAATATGGGAACATGAGTGGTGCAACAATCGCATTCGTTCTTGATGAACTACGCCGCCGTCGGGAGAAGGAACAAGACATGCAGCAACAGCCTGAGTGGGGAGTGTTGCTGGCCTTTGGACCTGGAATCACAATAGAGTCAATCGTGCTGCGTAATCCACTCTCACGTGGTTTGAAGGAAAATTAA
- the LOC107279827 gene encoding disease resistance protein RPM1: MAEGVVALLILKLGLALGRETSILGAKKLFHEATALSRLFQGIREVKEELEGMQSFLRGAERFKDTDETTANFIKKIRDLAFEIEDIVDEFTYMLEDRSHGGLASKIVKSIRHIKAWRHLASKLEYIKLKIESADRRKVTYDMRGISSVAGNIDDCSTSSGNFAREEDLVGIGKNGELLTHWLKNNLEQQRSIITTVWGMGGVGKTTLVAYVYYAVKTEFDAAGWVTVSKSYLIEDLLKQIIRGFINNDPQEDLYNHIDFSTMRITNLIEHIRNYLHGKRYVLILDDVWAVDVWFKIRAAFPSDSTGRFVITSRIHEVALLATGNCIIQLEPLGPQHSWELFCKEAFWKNEEKVCPPELEIVAQKLLDRCSGLPIAIACLGRLLSFKEPSYDVWENLYKDVQSQLTNNVILDINVVLKVSLEELPHDLKNCFLHCTMFPEDYLMPRKRLVRHWLTAGFIRETSNKTMEEVANDYLHKLVNRSLLQVVERNRNGEVHTCRMHDIIRILALAKSEEEHFGRVYDGSMAFLAEGTRRLSFQSSNINQLSRSGAPHLRHLYVFGSSLSIDSLAPFLKSLKLLSSLDLQGVNIKSLPHVVFNLYNLRFLGLRDTNIEVIPRLIGRLRHLEVLDARYTKLMTLPKDIVQLRKLRYLNVDMIPEEADKRVVFFSGIRVPTGIVQLTSLQTLQMVDANSEILRHIGSLTQLRAFAVSKVRKEHCVYLCNAIMKMSHLFQLKIKGIDEKEILQLEELHMPPALSTLSLGGQLSANSLPHLVVLSNKSSCNITRLSLAFSKLSEDSFSCLLNLDSLCELHLLKAYEGNRLYFHATSFPKLKRLLIWDAPCLNKVEIEQGAMPRLVKLILRDLPKLKTLPHGIEHLRVLEELEVRDTSEELIEKLRQKGQDIGCKAHKSIGHIKRISIHGTR; this comes from the coding sequence ATGGCAGAGGGTGTTGTGGCCTTGCTGATACTGAAGCTTGGTTTGGCCTTGGGGAGAGAGACTTCAATCTTAGGTGCAAAGAAGCTCTTCCATGAAGCAACTGCTCTTTCACGGCTCTTCCAAGGAATCCGCGAAGTCAAGGAGGAGCTGGAGGGCATGCAATCCTTTCTCCGAGGTGCCGAGCGGTTCAAGGACACGGATGAAACCACTGCCAACTTCATCAAGAAGATCCGTGACCTCGCTTTCGAGATCGAGGATATTGTCGATGAGTTCACTTACATGCTGGAGGATAGATCACATGGAGGGTTGGCCTCCAAGATCGTAAAGAGCATCAGACATATCAAGGCATGGCGTCATCTCGCATCCAAGCTGGAATACATCAAGCTCAAGATAGAGAGTGCTGACAGGAGAAAGGTGACGTACGACATGAGAGGAATTTCAAGTGTAGCTGGCAACATCGACGATTGCTCGACATCTTCAGGTAATTTTGCAAGGGAAGAAGATCTTGTCGGGATTGGAAAGAATGGGGAATTGTTGACACATTGGTTGAAAAACAATTTGGAACAGCAAAGAAGCATAATTACTACAGTTTGGGGAATGGGTGGAGTGGGCAAGACAACATTGGTTGCTTATGTTTACTATGCTGTAAAGACAGAGTTTGATGCAGCAGGGTGGGTAACTGTCTCTAAAAGTTACCTAATTGAGGACTTACTGAAGCAGATCATCAGAGGATTCATCAACAATGATCCACAGGAGGACTTGTATAACCACATCGATTTTTCTACCATGAGAATCACAAATTTAATTGAGCACATCCGTAATTATCTGCATGGTAAAAGGTATGTCCTAATTCTGGATGATGTTTGGGCTGTGGATGTTTGGTTTAAGATAAGAGCTGCCTTTCCTTCAGATAGCACCGGTCGATTTGTCATTACATCTAGGATACATGAAGTAGCACTGCTTGCGACAGGGAACTGTATAATTCAGTTAGAACCACTTGGACCACAACATTCATGGGAATTATTCTGCAAGGAAGCATTCtggaaaaatgaagaaaaagtttgCCCACCAGAACTTGAGATTGTGGCTCAAAAGCTTTTGGACAGGTGTAGTGGCCTACCCATTGCAATTGCATGTTTAGGTCGCCTGCTGTCGTTCAAAGAACCAAGCTATGATGTGTGGGAGAATCTTTACAAGGATGTGCAATCACAGCTGACTAATAATGTGATCCTTGACATCAATGTTGTTCTAAAAGTTAGCTTGGAAGAGCTTCCACATGATCTAAAGAACTGTTTTCTACACTGCACCATGTTTCCAGAGGACTACTTGATGCCAAGGAAGAGGCTAGTGAGGCATTGGCTGACAGCAGGATTCATCAGAGAAACAAGCAACAAAACCATGGAGGAAGTTGCAAACGACTATCTGCATAAACTCGTAAACCGAAGCCTATTGCAAGTAGTAGAGAGGAATCGAAATGGAGAAGTGCATACCTGTCGAATGCATGATATTATCCGCATTCTTGCTTTGGCAAAATCAGAAGAGGAACATTTTGGTAGAGTTTATGATGGCTCCATGGCCTTTCTAGCAGAGGGTACGCGACGTTTATCGTTCCAAAGTTCAAATATCAATCAACTGTCTCGATCAGGTGCACCTCATCTACGCCACCTCTACGTCTTTGGGAGTTCTCTAAGTATCGATTCGTTGGCACCCTTTCTGAAATCGCTCAAATTGCTGTCATCGTTGGATTTGCAAGGGGTTAATATCAAGAGCCTGCCACATGTGGTCTTCAACCTATACAATCTAAGATTCTTAGGTCTTAGAGATACTAACATTGAAGTTATTCCACGATTGATTGGAAGACTTCGACACTTGGAAGTCCTAGATGCTCGCTACACTAAACTGATGACCTTGCCTAAGGACATTGTGCAACTTCGGAAATTGCGATATCTAAATGTAGATATGATTCCAGAGGAAGCAGATAAGAGGGTTGTGTTTTTCAGTGGAATCAGGGTGCCTACTGGAATAGTACAGTTGACAAGCTTGCAAACGCTGCAAATGGTTGATGCAAATAGCGAAATTCTACGCCATATTGGATCATTGACACAATTGAGGGCTTTCGCTGTTAGCAAAGTTAGAAAGGAACATTGTGTCTATTTGTGCAATGCTATCATGAAAATGAGTCATCTTTTTCAACTAAAAATCAAGGGAATAGATGAGAAGGAAATCTTACAGCTTGAAGAACTTCATATGCCTCCTGCTCTTTCAACGCTCTCATTAGGAGGACAGCTAAGTGCAAATTCATTGCCTCATCTTGTCGTCTTGTCAAATAAGAGTAGCTGTAACATCACTAGGTTAAGCCTCGCCTTTTCCAAACTCAGTGAGGACTCATTTAGCTGTTTACTGAACTTGGATAGTTTGTGCGAACTTCATCTCTTGAAAGCTTATGAAGGAAACAGGCTATACTTCCATGCAACATCGTTTCCAAAACTCAAGCGCTTATTAATATGGGATGCTCCCTGTCTGAACAAAGTTGAGATTGAACAAGGTGCAATGCCAAGACTGGTTAAGTTAATTCTAAGAGACCTTCCAAAATTGAAGACGCTTCCTCATGGCATTGAGCATCTTAGAGTACTTGAGGAGTTAGAGGTCCGAGATACTTCGGAGGAGCTTATAGAGAAGCTTCGGCAAAAAGGACAAGACATTGGATGCAAAGCTCATAAGAGTATCGGCCATATCAAAAGGATCAGTATTCATGGGACACGATAG
- the LOC136353475 gene encoding lecithin-cholesterol acyltransferase-like 1, translating into MAATHILFFPVVLHFFFLWPYAASASGLHPVVLLPGATCSQLEARLTDAYLPPSPQCAAAAPRGARWFRLWKNSTALDDPTVAPCVADQLSVVFDRVAGDYRDTRGVETRLLDFGSTRGFLADDPADRDLCMGRLVEALERVGYRDGETLFGAPYDFRQPPAAPGQPCRSFSRFQRRLRALVERASRTNGGRPVVVVSHSQGGYFALEFLNRSPMAWRRRHVKHFVMASTGAGGFVGSMRFLATRDDSPLGRVGRSSAIKFTPLPSPKVFDRHTPLVITRHKNYTAEDMPEFMAAVGLPASEVALYETRALPVAMSFRAPVVPTTCVNGGGVPTTETLVYWDGDFGKDPRVVYGDGDGVVNSASILALDTVIGDDPKQVYYRSVKIAGASHVGVVSDAAALRRVIAVILQDNFV; encoded by the exons ATGGCCgccacgcacatcctcttcttTCCCGTCGTCCTccacttcttcttcctctggcCATACGCGGCCTCGGCGTCCGGTCTCCATCCGGTCGTGCTGCTGCCGGGCGCCACGTGCAGCCAGCTCGAGGCCCGCCTCACGGACGCCTACTTGCCGCCCTCGCCgcagtgcgccgccgccgcgccacgcggcGCGCGCTGGTTCCGCCTGTGGAAGAACTCCACCGCGCTGGACGACCCCACCGtcgcgccgtgcgtcgccgaCCAGCTCAGCGTGGTGTTCgaccgcgtcgccggcgactaCCGTGACACGCGCGGCGTCGAGACGCGCCTCCTCGACTTCGGCTCCACCCGTGGGTTCCTCGCCGACGACCCCGCCGACcg AGACCTGTGCATGGGGAGGCTCGTCGAGGCGTTGGAGAGAGTCGGTTACCGCGACGGCGAGACGCTCTTCGGCGCGCCGTACGACTTCCggcagccgccggcggcgccggggcaGCCGTGCAGGTCGTTCTCGCGGTTCCAGCGGCGGCTCCGGGCGCTCGTCGAGCGCGCGAGCAGGACGAACGGGGGCAGGCCGGTCGTCGTCGTGTCGCACAGCCAGGGCGGCTACTTCGCGCTCGAGTTCCTCAACCGGAGCCCcatggcgtggcggcggaggcacgTCAAGCACTTCGTCATGGcgtccaccggcgccggcggcttcgTGGGCTCGATGCGGTTCCTCGCCACCAGGGACGACTCCCCGCTCGGCCGCGTCGGGCGGAGCTCCGCCATCAAGTtcacgccgctgccgtcgcccaaGGTGTTCGACCGCCACACGCCGCTGGTGATCACGCGCCACAAGAACTACACCGCGGAGGACATGCCggagttcatggcggcggtcgggCTACCGGCGTCCGAGGTGGCGCTGTACGAGACGCGGGCTCTTCCGGTGGCGATGAGCTTCCGAGCGCCGGTGGTGCCGACGACGTGcgtcaacggcggcggcgtgccgacgACGGAGACGCTGGTGTACTGGGACGGCGACTTCGGCAAGGACCCGCGAGTCGtgtacggcgacggcgacggtgttgTGAACTCGGCGAGCATACTGGCCCTTGACACGGTGATCGGCGACGATCCGAAGCAGGTGTACTACAGATCGGTCAAAATCGCCGGCGCGTCTCACGTCGGGGTCGTCTCGGATGCTGCCGCCTTGCGGCGTGTGATCGCTGTGATTCTTCAAGACAATTTTGTGTGA